Genomic segment of Vulpes vulpes isolate BD-2025 chromosome 16, VulVul3, whole genome shotgun sequence:
TCTCTTCCATTCTTCATCCCTTTAGGTAATTCTGACATCTTTGCAATTTCTGTTCACAAGTGAcacttataaaagagaaaatcaaagaacaCCCTCTCTGATAGTATTTCTATAGCTTCACCTACTTGATCCACTGTTATAAATACTGCTGTAAAGcacctttgcatttttaaaaacagatgacTTGGTCaaatatttctctcctttcctcaagATTTAATCACTATCTTCTCATTGATGGGGGAAATTGGATGCCGAGAACAGTCTGTaatgtcctttatttctttttctatccctgATAGCTTAAGTATTAATATGATTTTCTTCTAAGCACATGGCTGGGAAGAAATAACAGGAGAGGGTGGGACCTTGCTCTCAGGCACTCCTGATTCTTCAAACTTCTACTTATCTTTCATTTTGGAGAGTAGAAATGTCGTTTGTGTGGTTTGCCCAGCATCCCGGGTAGACTGGATGGATTTCCAGTCTTGCAGGTTTTTGAACATCAACTatttatgcatatgtattttttcttttaaaaacatattttatttaaattcaatttgccaacatatacaatttatgcatatatttaacACTCCCTCTACTTCCAAATAGAGGTCACCGTGTTGGTTTCTTGTCAGTAGCTgaatcattctttccttttgtttggtAAAATggatgtctctctttttttacttaaGGAAGGGGCTCTTTGTCTAGAAGTAGttcctttaccaaaaaaaataaaaaaaataaaaaaaaatctgagaaccaATGATCAGAGGCAAATTGTATTCCGCTGATCAATACTCTCTCTGTTCTTATCTCAAAAATGCTGCTTCTTGGTTTTATCATTCTTAGATCACCTGCCCTAGTTGTCCAATATGGCCTTCTTTTAATCAAAATTGACTCACTGTCTATACTTAGGCCACTAGCTGTCAGCTGATactattctctttgtttttctacaTCAGATCTCTTCACtggcattttctcttcttctacaTATGTGTCTTTGAACTATTTCTTCCACAGGCCTAAAGCCAATTCATACATGACATCatcaaatattatcatttttattattttctgaaatgaacTTTTTTACATAACTCACTTGTCAACCACAGAACAGTCCCATCTATTAATCTTCAAATGACAGTGTTTACTGTCCATTTCCAAATTGGTAGGTGCATGTGTGTTTATGCCTCCCTGCCTTCCAAAATGCATTTCCTAAAGTTAAATGTAAATACCTCACAGGCTAGACTTTAGAATACCTTTTTGCCATGGCATGCCCAGTGCAAATGATCAATAATAAATGATAGTAATTCAATTCAGAATCTTACCATAAAACATGGTGCTGTTCAAAAGGGCTGGAACCAATTTTATATGCCACAGTTCAGTGGTTCCCAAATCTCAATATCTGAATTGCTGGGAGACCTTGCTCACACTGAGGATGCAGAGTGCCACCCCAGAGACTcagattcagcaggtctggggagAGGCCTGAtaatctgcatttctagcaagttctgGTGACACTGATGCTTGTCCAacaaccacactttgagaattaCTTCCATGAGGCTAAGGAAAATTTTACATGTGTCTTTTCCCATTTGCTTGCAGAACTAGTTAGATTTGTTTCTGTAATATTTCCAGTGACTATAATCTAGTGGGAACTTTCAAAAAAGGTgaaacaagggatgcctgggtggctcagtggttgagcgtctgcctttggctcaggttgtgatcccaggtcccgggatcaagtgctgcatcgggctccccacaggaagcctgcttttccctctacctatgtctctgcctctatctgtctctcatgaataaaaataaaatcccttaaaaaaatgaaacaatacagTAAGGAAGAAGGGGGTGAGCAGGCCGTTCGCATACAATTCCACTCATAGTTACTACCTGCGGACCTAATTCATAATGAACTGCTTTCTGTGTTATACACTCTGCGGGGGAAACTATATTGTTACTCTACCCGGCTCTTGCCACGCTACAGAGGCTATGGGGAGGAGTTGCTTAGTAATAGTGCCACATGAAACATCCCCAAACAAGCAAACAGTGAAGCTGAGAGTAAGAGATTACGTGctgatgcaaatcaaaaccacagtgagctgTCACTTCGCACCCATTAGGATGGTTTTCgtgaaaaacaaaacccccccaAAACCAGAAAGTAACAACTGTCAGCGTAGATGTGGAGAGACTCTGTGCATCACTGGTAGGAATGTGCTATGTGCAGCCGCTGTGGCAAACTGATGGCAGGTCCCCCCAAAATTAACCAGTGATTACCATTTGACCCAGCcatccacttctgggtatacatctAAAAAACAGATGGCAGGGACTCGAAAAGATACTTGCACAAccatattcacagcagcattatgcACAAcggccaaaaggtggaagcaacccaagtatccacaaacagaagaatggataagcaaaatacaGTCCATACATACAACAGACTCTCAGCtttgaaaaaggaaggacatcctgtcacatgctataatatgaatgaaccttgaggacattatgctacaTGATTTAAGATAGACTACAAGAGAACCCATATAAGGTTCTCAGAGTAGTCAGATTCACGGACAgacagagaaagcagaagaaagtcaccaggggctgggggaagagggaaatggGTAGTGCTTAGTGGCTATATAATCCCAATTAGGGAAACTGAAAGTTATGGAGATGGATGGtcgtgatggttgcacaacagtgtgaatgctTGTAATGCCACTGAACTTAAAAAGATagttaaaacagtaaattttatatGATGTACATTTTGCCACTATAAAAAACATCTCTTAAGTAAGGTTTCTGTGCTGGTCTAAAAAGCTTTGTGAAGTTCTGGTGGAAACAGGAATGTGACAGAGGGAGCCAAGGCATCAGGACAGGCAAGGACATGTGTTCTTCCTGCCATGGAAGCTAACATGCAGTAGTCTGGGGGCGCGGGGTGCAGTCTCAAACTGCAGGGAATgctgaggtgggtggggaggccaCAGGGTCCAGTGCACTGCCTCCTAGTGAGGGCACAGTGGTGGTACACGGAACTCGACATTTCCTTTAGATCATCTCCAACACCTGGTGACCCTAGTTAACAGCTTCTCCTgggagcagggggatggggcagTGGGAGACATGGCTCGGATACGGTTCCTGAACTAAAAACGGTTGCTTTCCTTTGGCTTGTGGTCAGGTGACAGCGATTCcctaaagtttactttttttctatgaATCACTTTTTCTCAACCTCCCAAAAATGATACCGTGATACTGCCTGGCTTAGGCTGGGACCCCCACTGGGCTCTCTTGGAATATTTCAACATTGGTGGTATTAGTAAGATACCTTTGAAATCACACGGGCTGGGCAAGTGCTTATCTTGCACACATCTTAAAACTAACGTATCCACTTCTTATGGAATTCCTTCTATAGGTTGCAAAGGAATGGTTTTCAAGGGACACCTGGCAAAGACTCCTGGCCGGCAGTATAGGGTACTCAGTTTAAGAAGAAAAGACACGTGAGCTTGCCTTCCAGGTGTTTCCTTACATACAAGAATATCATGTTTATGTTTACCAAGTGTCAACCAGAGCCAAATTTAAACACTTCTCCATCTGTCCCGGCTCCTTGGCATCTGTCACCCCATAATCTTGAAGGCTGGAGATGGAACTCATAATCGTCCTTCCCTAGCTCAGAAACCACATCTACAGCAGGAAGCACCCCGCTGGACTGGCCAGTGTACACCTGCTGGGGCCTGCAGCCTCACCTGCCCCTCAGTCTGTGTCTACGCACGCATGggttgtgaaaaacaaaacagaaatgcacAGTTCAAAAAGATCCTAATAATTCCTatgattttctttcattgctaATTTAGGGGAGCAATCGTTGGATTACTGGGAAGGTAAGCCTAACTTCTTTCTACCTCTTGTAGAAACCAAACAGAAGTCTCAGTCTAGAAGACAATCACATTTAGTTATTTCTGTAGCCACAGCTAAATTTTGaaattgggttaaaaaaaaaaaatacccaaaaaacCCAGAGGCCTACACTGGTACTGCACATGTTTGCCATATAAGCCTTTCTAATAGATTAAATGCTAAAAAACTTCCCtgacccagtttttaaaaattgccattacACCTTTAAATGTTTTTGGGGAAAACCATTTCTTACAGGTACTTGTGATTTTCTATGAGAGCAAATATTTAGATAAGTGGTAGCTCATGATCCAAgagatttttatgaaaattttctgaATATGGTCATGGATACATTATTTACTTggacatatttttttgttttgctttgaaagaCTTGTTCTTCTGTTGCCAGTGGTTACTGGATGAGCATTTCTTTCCTCATTGTGTTTGCAGGCCTGAAGACAGGGTGTCTGGACCTCTCTCGTGGCAGCAAAGAATAAGCCAGAGGCACGGTTCTGATTCAAGCTCAACAGTGCATTTAGCACAAGCCCAGGAGaacagaggcaaagagagagagaacttaggAATCTCCAGCATGCTGCACTGGTTGGCTGCTGATTCCCTTACTCAATCTATCATGCACATTCTGGATAGTCAATTCATCAGTTAACACAAATACTATTTCTTGGAGTCCCACCAAGATAGTAGGATTCAATGGCCAACAACATGCCACAATATGCACGCTCTACGCTGACGCGGCCTTTGAAGGGGGCAACATAGCCAGGTTCAGGAGGAATGCTACCCTAGCACCAGACTGCCCAATGCCCCCAGGAGCATGTGGGGAGCACGTGGCCCAGGCCTGCCTGTCAGAAAAGGCTTTGTAGGCGCAAAGGTGGCTGGAATGAGACTTGAAGGATGTGTGCACATTACATTGGTGAGGGTGCAGTGGAGGGGAGCTGTATTCTAGAATTTTCTAGACCTGTACGAAGGTCTGGAGGAAGAGACAGCCCAGTCCAAGAACCCAACAGCAGGAACAAAGGTGCTAGGACCTGGAGAGACACGAGGCACAAAGAGCAGGCAGGCCACTCAGCAACTCTCAGTGACACGATGGGAAGTGGGCCCTTGTAGCTTCGCCTCCCAGGTTCTTTCAGGTAAGGGTCAGCATCAGGAGCTCTATGGGGTGGGGCCTGACAGTCTCTATTTTACCAGGGCCTCAAGGAGATGCTGGCACAGAGCAGATTTTGAGCATCACTGATCTACAGCGACAAAGGGATATGACCCAAAAACAGAGTTTTGGCACACGTACACACAAAAAGATGATTTCTATAAGAAACAGAATTCAGAAACTGTAACAAGGAActatactaatttttttcttctgcctctccctggccAAATAATCTTAatggatttttcttaaaaaaggaatgaggatTGGAACACATGACTGTTAGTGTGGCCAACGCGTACGTTAACATTATCTTTAGCGAGGTAGTTTGTCTCCATCAGAAACAAACGAATGAACAGAAATTAGTATCCACATCCTACTGTGGAACATAAAACATGTGAAGCAAAAGGAGATCTCTCCGGACTTTTAAAGTCCTGCAGAGGAAAAGATGGAGACGGTACAGCTAGCCCCTTGGTAGACTGCACCCCAGGTGAAAGCTGTCTCTATCCGAATGATCTTTTCAAGGACGAGGAGGGCAGAGCaactgaaaaactaaaatattgcCAACTTCCACTGCTTACCAGAAACCTCGTTGCTGGTTATTCTTAACTGTGAGCATAGCTTTCCCACCATATCCACAGAATAAATGTGGGCAAATATATAAGCAGGTATGATGAGCACAAAGAGGGCAGCTAAGAActtcaaattttctaaatttaatgagCTAGGGGTTTGCAGGTGTAGGCAGGATAAGGGAATATGGAGAGTGAGAAATGGTGCTGTTTCACCTCGTGCTCGCTAAGGATAAATGACAACTAtagagtggggaggaagggagagaagatggTAGAAAACACAGAGGGTAGGTATTGAGATTCAGGACAGAAAAGAGAGCCCGAACAGGATCATGGGGTTCGTCTGGTCATTCCTTGAAAACACATGCCTGCCAGATACCTCCCCAAAATACCCAGGACATCACTGACACTGGATAGCACAGGATGCGGCaatgtttgtgtttgtttttccaaaatatgCACTTCTTCTGCAAAAGCACACATGTCCTAAGGCTCAGCGctgggtatatttttatttttcaaaacaaaataatactgagtatttttaaatgcaggATAATGTCAAGCAAGAGCCTAGCTTATTTACATTGGAATCACTCAGGATATCTTAACAAGATGTATCTTGAAGCGGGGCTCTAAAAACGCTACTGTGCTTATTCAGAAGTCAGGCGTCCGTGGTAACCTCGATCAGAGGACGGTCCCAGGCCCAAAGAtggcaagagagaaagaggaagtgaaaTGAAGATGCCTCTGAGTCCTGCAGGAATGCAGACCCCCTCAGCAACCTTTCTGGCCCTAGCATGAGACGATGTGCTGCAAGATTACAGCTGCTAGATTGAGGGCTCCCATCGGTCTGGTGGTTGCTTTGAAAGCCAGGCTCTCATCCCAGAAATGCCATCTTCAGAGATGAAtaggaaaagagacaaagaaggagagCAAAGGACAGGAGAGCACTGGCAAGAGGCAGAGGCAGTCAGTGGATGGTGGAAAATGAATACAGAATGGATCTGTCTGCCTGTCCATCTACATAGCTCCGCAATGACCCGGATGTGAGTGAGAAAAGCAGACCTAGGTCTGCTGTTGGAAGAAATAGAGCAACATGCCTTGGAGACTCCAAGAGCATCCCTTTGGCACAAGGCAGGCATCCCAACAGCAGAACAGCAGAGTTTACGTGTAATGGCACAAGCCACCGGGAGGCAGCTGTGCATATATGGTCAGGTCACATGGTGCTCTTTGGCTGAGCTAGTGCTAGTGAGGGTGCAGAGCTGATGCAGGTCCTCCTGTCTCCATTGCCCTAGAGTCACACCATGAGTGTGTCATAGCTTAGTTTTCTGAGTTAAAATCCAAAAAATTTGTAATGGGTCCTATCAAAGTAGTTAAAATAGAATGTAAACAATTAATGTTTCAATTATTTAGAAAGTCAGTATATTCTGTAATAATCTGAGACAAACAACACCCTGGAGCTTATTCAAGGGTTAAGATGGAACCCAGATAACATAAGCTCAGGTGTACCCCAGAGATACTTTAGACCAccgcaaaaaaacccaaattgagTCAAATGAATtctttggtttcccagtgcatatacaGGTTATGTTTACACTATCCTGCAGTCTGCTAAGTGTGcgatagcattatgtctaaaaaaatgaTGTACCtgcctcaattaaaaaatactttactgctaaaaaatgctaaccatcacctGAGCTTTCAGGGAGTCaaaaatcactgatcacagatcaccgtAACAAATACAAACATAATGAAAAAGTTTCAAATACCTAGAGAATGACCAAAATGGGATAGGGACCCGAAGTGAGCAAATACTGGAGGAAAATGGTGCCAATTAGACTGGAAACAGTATCTGTGAACCTCAATAAAGAGAAGCACAATGAAAAGAGGTATGCCTGTATCTCTCCCCATCCAAAAGGATTTGGTCTCTGAGTCCAGAGAGTGATCCCAGCTGGGTGTGTTTTTCCTACGGAAAAGCAGTAGTAGATCTACTCCAAGGCCAGCAATCTGGAGGGTGCTTTACTTACCTACCCTGTCCTCAAGCCCTAGACAGGAAGAACAGTGAATGGGGCTGAGGCATACACGCTGTGGGGATTGCTTTAGCCCCTCTCCATTCTAGAAGTATCTTcaaattcaaaatcaaaatttgttttaaatttttaagtagtctctacacccagtgtgcgGCTTGCTTGAACCCACGACCCACGACCCCACAATCAAGAGTCGCACAGTTCACCAACTGGGCCAGTCAGGCAcccttcaaatttaaaatttcttaaatcaaGATTATACTTTCTAGTGCTGGATTAACATTTATCACCTAAGTACTCTGGACCAATCACCTTATGCTGTAATTGGTTTTCCAGTGATTTCTCTACGTTTCTGCTCAAAAGAGTTAAAGGTGTGGCATACCGCATTCTCCTAAGCCTCCAGCGGCACGATCTAAAGGAAGCTATGCACAGAACTTACGTCACGTGAGACCGATTCAATCTGATGTCCTGCCAGAAATGATAAGCTCTGGCGGCTGGATAAGAAAATCTCAGCATTCAGATTTCAGATGTAGTTAATACCCAGGTCTGGTATGCTAGCCCCAGCACGTCTAAGGCAGCCGCCAACCCTGTGACTTGCTGACACCGTGAGGGGTCTGGTTTCTACCACCAGGATGCTTCTCCTGTGTCTAAGAAGAACAGATCACAGCTGCCTTTCtctcagaagaggaaaaacatttcTTGTGGCCTGGAATTGCTCTCAGATCAGTCTGCAAGAGTCTTGAATATGCACTTACTGTGGTATCAACCTTCCCAGAGGATACCAATTATGGTGCAGATCACATATTTACCAGTCTTAcagtatgcatttaaaaaattaaactgaaaccTGCCAGAACCAATACAACGGAACCACCATGGATTCTATCTGCAGAAGTCATGTTTTTTTCTGGAGGTGGGGATCTTATTATATGGAGGGCATATCTGCAAAGAGATCAACAAAATCCATAACGTACCCATGGAAAGGTTACCGTGTGTGACAACCGGCTCAGTTCTTCCAGACAGGCTCAGCATACCCAAAAATTCAAACCCCCAATCCGCCTATCCCTGGAAAAGGATCTGCTGCAAGTCAGGCGGCCTCATACCTCTGAttcagttcacacacacacaaactcgtCTCTTTCAAgccctgtcttttccttttcGATTCTGCTCATAAGTGCTTTAAAAGCTTCTTGGAGATGAACTCCCTGATGCCGCCTGCGGTCGCCGTGCCCTTAGGATCGTCTgggtttcaaaagaaaaaacaaaccgaCCAACAAAAGGCCGTGTCAGaaaccaggtgcccctcccgcTGTGACCAGGAGACATGCCTGGGACCTAGAGAGGAAACAAAGTCAACCAGCGGGGCCTGGGCTGCGGGAAGTGGGGTCACTCACAGAACGGGAAACCTGGAGAGAAACTGATGTCGGAGTGTGTAGAACATCGAGGGGACAATCTCAGGAGAGCGGCACAACCGCCTTCGGCAGCTGCAGGACCATTCTACCTGCCGTCCCACCTGCCGGAGTAGGTCCCCAGGTGGGTTCCTACACCCACGGGGGACCGCAGTCCATCACAGTCCGTTACAGCAACCCCAAGCAGGCTTGCGGGCCGCGGGATTCCTCTAGCTGACCTGGATGCGCGAATACGTGGGGCTCTATGTGAACAGGAGCTGCACACACCCTCCGGCTACTTGCCGTGTGCGCCAGAGGGAACGGAGAAGAGCAGCGCGCCTGCCCttgcgcacccccccccccacctgcacaCACGCAACCGCCCAGGCCCCGCGCctcccgcacccgcacccgcggCCTCCCGCAGGCACTCACCGAGGACTCGCTGTCCCGAATGAGGAAGTCGCCCTCCACGCCCCGCTCGTTGAGCGCGCACTCGGCCTGGTGGCGGGTCACGTTGCCGTAGTACCACTCGCGGCCCGCGAAGCGCCCGCTGCACGCGGGGCCCGCGTAGCTGATCTGCGGCGCGTGGGCGGGGTGCAGGGCCGGCCCGTCGCTCAGGACCACCACGTAGTTTTTGGGGACCAGGCCGACCTGCCCCCGCGCGTTTTTGCACTTCCACCACTCGGGGTCGTTCTCGGGCTTCTCGATCACCTCCATGGTCTCGCCCTTCTCGAAGTTGAGCTCCTCCTCGGTGACCGAGCTGAAGGGGTACAGCGTCTGCACCACGTGCAGCACCCGGGCGCCCTGGCCGTTGCTCAGGGACGCGCCCTTCCGCAGGCTCAGGAACCTGGGGGACTCGGCGGCCGCTTCGTCCATCTCCTCCAGGACGTAGTTGGAGGGGAACCAGCCGATCTGCCCGTTGTAGCTGCCTCGCCACCAGCCGTCGCTGCACTTCTCCATGACGGTGACGCGCGACCCCTTCACCAGGGACAGCTCGTCCTCCCTCTCGGCCACGTAGGCGAACTTGACGAAGGCGGGGATGTTGAGGTCGTAGATGCGGTCGGCGCCGCCCCCGTTGGCCGGGTACTCGGCGTCCGTGCTGGGCGTCGGGGACGCGTCGCGCGCGCTCGTCTTCCTCTTGGTCTTGCCGAGGCCTGCGGAGACACGGCGGGGCTGAGCGCTCAGGGCCGCcctggccctcccctgcccctggccctgcccccgcccccgccccgggggctccacgccctgcccctcccccacctcggAGGGGCACTGCCAGGGCACTGCCAGGGCACCGGCGCCCCCCAAGGGTGGTGCTCCTGGAGGACTCCCGAGGGCTCAGCCCGGAGGTCTTCCGCCTTCTTGCAGGGGCGGGCGGATGGACTGATGGACGCAGACCTGTCCAAGGCCAGCCCGGGCACAGGTCAGAGCTGCGTGCCTGGGCCACTCCGGGGACACCCGCGACCCTCCGCTGGCTACAAACCAACACCCTCCCCTCCTTTATTCTCTTCCTGCGCTTCTGTCCTTCCAAaacgggggtggtggtgggggggactCACTTCCCACATGTTGCAATGAGCCAGTTGGAAGCAGTCAGCTGATCTGTTAGGTCTAAGGCAGAATTTTTTGTATTGTGCCTCAAAACCCACTAGTGGATCATAAAATCAATTTACTGGGTTGTGaccatcgtgtgtgtgtgtgtgtgtgtgtgtatgttctgGTTTTATTTAAGTTAGTAAGATAGAAAAACCTCCCAAGTGCATCAAGCATAGTGTGTTGCTTCAGTTACGTAAGGGAGCGAGTGCGGAGCTGCAGTGTGAAACTTATTTCTTCCTGTGTGTGGGGAAACCAGCGTGAAAAGCCCTAAGGTAAAAATGTTGCAGCCTGGGTGGAATGCAGAGAATTCTGGAGCCTTCCTGAGAGGGGAGCCTACGGGGAGAAGGCACATCAGCGCTCAGAGCTGTGGTGTGCCACTAGACCAGTAGGGCGGGCCATGGTCCCCAGCTTTTCCTTAGATGGCTGCCTGCCCACCAGCTCCACACAAGCTCCTAACTTGGTCAATGTGCAGGTTTTGATGGTACGGAGACTGGCCATTTGCAGATTCCCCACCCTTGCAAAATGACACCAAAGCACTTTTATGGTAGCTTATTTTATTTCGTCAAATAAAATacctctctctcattttatttcttcaaatggaGTAAAGACAGAATGATCCCAAGAATTACCTTTGCTTCTACTCCTTTGTTGAGGGGGCCAGGAGTTCAAGGGGGGAACAAAACGTTGCCTTGTGATCATCCTTGACTGTGGAGTGCTGTGCACTGCCTTCTAGAGCAGACCCATCCCTGGCCTAAGACTCTGCTCCCCTTGGATACGTGCCCAGCTCAGCACCACCAGTGTGGCTCCGCACACTAAAAGGCACTTGGATAGCAGACATGAGGGGACAGCACACGGGTGTGAAGTGACTGTTCACAAGGTTTTCAAGTGAACATACCAATTCTTCAAATGAatggcttctgtttttttttttttaaatacacattttattcaAGCATACAGGGAATAGGAAAGTAAACCAGGATACTAAACCAAGTTAAAATTTTAGACTTCTTCTTACAAGTTAACTCACTTTACATGAAAACACAAACCTCTAAATCTTTGAACGAATCCTTTCATGCGATTTCAAACCTACATTAGTTTAGCTATGCGTGAGAGAGCACTGTGGTGATTCACTAGCTTCAGAATCCAGAAGGCAGACCGTACACGAAAATACACTTCTGTCCTGAAGGCTCAGGCACCAGGGTATTCTAAGCCTCATCAAGGAGTCGGCATGCTAACGCAACAGGCAGAGGACAATTTCTACTTGTAACAAGACTTcaagaaataacacaaataactttttaaaaagatttatttatttattttaggagacaGAAGGCACGTgcgagaggaggggcagagggagataatctttCAAGCtgactcactgctgagcatggaaccgaGTGTGgcggctccatctcatgaccctgagatcatgacctgagccaaaaccaagagtcagacgcttaacccactgagcccctcaggcactCCTACAAATAACCTTCTAACAGACCTTTTCAAGTTTGTGAGTAACGAAAGGTACTTGAGAAAATACCTACAGAAGAGCAGGATTTAGACTACTCATGGGCACAGAAAGATGTCAAGATCAGCAGAAAAGACAGTAGACCTTAGACCTCATAAAACTTTGTTGAAGACACTTCACAGCTGACTTACGAATATGCCACTTTGCTGACTCTTCAAGCACAAAATTACATTAGCCACTGAGTTTTTACACCAGGCACTTTTCTAGACTTTGGGGGAGACCAAGAAAAACAAGGTAGGCACACTCCTTGCCTGTATGGAACTTAAATTTCTCTGTCAAGACTGGAACATTCCACATAGCAACCACACCACAGAAAATTCACCTGTTTTGCTTGAATGGGATCCAAATAGTCTTTGAGGCAACTCTGTAAAGGGAGGGGGTCATGGAATACAGCAGAACAACTGAATCCCAAGGAGGCCACTCATCAGCTATATGCTCTTGGGCAACTTACTCAATTTGCGTCTTAGCTCTCTTACCCATAAAATGTGGACAACTGTGGCACTGTATCAATGTGCTAGGGCTGCCAGGACAAAGTACCATAAACTTCagggcttcaacaacagaaatttata
This window contains:
- the NCK2 gene encoding cytoplasmic protein NCK2, which translates into the protein MTEEVIVIAKWDYTAQQDQELDIKKNERLWLLDDSKTWWRVRNAANRTGYVPSNYVERKNSLKKGSLVKNLKDTLGLGKTKRKTSARDASPTPSTDAEYPANGGGADRIYDLNIPAFVKFAYVAEREDELSLVKGSRVTVMEKCSDGWWRGSYNGQIGWFPSNYVLEEMDEAAAESPRFLSLRKGASLSNGQGARVLHVVQTLYPFSSVTEEELNFEKGETMEVIEKPENDPEWWKCKNARGQVGLVPKNYVVVLSDGPALHPAHAPQISYAGPACSGRFAGREWYYGNVTRHQAECALNERGVEGDFLIRDSESSPSDFSVSLKASGKNKHFKVQLVDNVYCIGQRRFHTMDELVEHYKKAPIFTSEHGEKLYLVRALQ